The Erigeron canadensis isolate Cc75 chromosome 1, C_canadensis_v1, whole genome shotgun sequence genome segment atTATTTATACTAACATTTTTTTAGAATTAAATCTTATTTCGAAAAACATGTGTTACGTCATTCATTATActtattttagttttgttttcatAAATTATGCCTCGTTTTTAGTaggtatataaaaataatttttctttgatTTGCCCGCGTAATATACGAGTTACTAAGCTAATTTACTTTAAATTTTACAGtaatacttatttattttagaaaaattaaataactaattaactaTACACCAATTTCCAACGTCATGTCAATCTGATTTAAAATAGTTTCTTTTGTCTtgataatcatcatcattatttctgatttaaaatatttcttttatttctgtGAATATTTTTAggggaaaattacacttttggtcatTGAAATTGGtacgtttttcttttttagttactaaacttcaaaaattgtaaattatacactgaacttgtcactttttttcactGTGCCCAGTTTCGTTAGTTTTGCTCCGTTAAGTTGCAcagattcgttagtttttttttcacttttcgtcctttcaattattccataactaaaatcaATAATCGACAAACTTCAGtgatgaaaagtgtaatttacctaatttttttttatatatacctcattcgtccaattttaaatgttattattttgattttttcttaatatttttacttttaactttgactctaaacatttttatttataacatatagtagttggtgtaaattttatcaatgaaaaatatatttaaaaattagttcattattatatgttttataacaaatttatataacatagacaaaaatatttatagttaaatCATAAGGCGTTATAGATTATCAGAAAAACCTACAACACGTTACTTCAgataaacattacaatatcttatttttattttcgtttattaatagttaataaaatgaattaagaaaaactatataagtttatatatcacaaaaaaaaattacagttaaagtagacataagaagactcgaaattcaaacatagtcactaaataaatctatctttataaataaaaatttcaataacaattatttcatcatcgttaaaaaaaaaacaattatttcaaCTAATCTAACTACTGTATAACAAATAGAAAGTaactgtaaacataaaaaatttgtttcaagacataataaatgaatatgtattttcactaatcggccaaaacaatatataaaacctGAAGTTGGACCGATcatcgattttagttatggaataatgggaaggatgaaaagtgaatgaaaattaacgaatctgggcaagttaacggggaaaaactaacaaagttgacgcagtgaccaaaaatgaaaaaaagtgacaagttcagtgtataatttgcaattttttaagtttagtaactaaaagtgaaaaatgtgtcaagttcagggaccaaaagtgtaattttccctaTTTTTAGACTTAATTAACTACTGGAGtaacatttttgttattttatttttagacttAATCCTTCTTCCGGTCATTAAACCGACAAAATCAGGTAACAACCGTTACCTTTTTTTCCAGCAATTCCATGGGAcccacacttaaaaaaaaccaACCACCTCTGCCATCACCTACCGTCCCACTACCACTATTTGTGCTTACCTGGCTGAATATCCGCCGTCGATCCTCTTATTCCCTCGAATCCTAATCATTTACCTTTTCATTATATCTTCAAAAACACCCCTTAAACTTTCCACATCTTTACACTTAACCAACTtatcactctctctctctctcttcttcaGCCAAATCAGCCCTTCATGCAACCACTGCAAAGTCCACATCTATATAATTCACACTCTAAAAAACAcacatagatatagattagatatatacatacacttattCTCTCTATCACACACGCACACAATTATGAGCAGAAACTGAGAAGTGCATAATTGAGCGATGGATGACGTCAACGGCGCGGTGCCGCCGTACGCCGGAGTACGATTTTCCGGCAGCGGAAATGTTCCGAGAGCATCATCGATGACGGAGGATTGGCGGTTTCATGTCACGGAGTTTGCGAAAGGAGTGGCGGAATTGAGCGTTGAGTTTGGGAAAGGATGTAGAGATGTAGTGAAACAGAGTATATTGAGAGATGATTCATTTATAGTACGGAATCTCAGTGGTCCGTGTAAATCGGCGTGTGTGAAATTGAAGTTTTTGAATCAGTATTTACCTGAAGATCGTGATCCGATGCATTCGTGGAGTGTCATTTCCTTCGTTTTCGCCGTTGTTCTTGCAGGTAATTCTGGTTCCGTTTTGTTAgagattttcattttttactgtagtgtatatatatatacacatgtgtGTGTACATATATCTAAATCTATCAATATCTATCTACATCtacatatatgaatataaatatagatatataggaaTTGAAAGGATAAACGATTGTTGATtatgatatatctatataatataatatgatgtgatataatacaataacaataaccattatattataattatagttttatataaaattgatCTGGAATTCTGGATcagactttttgttgagatgaTGAATATCCTCttgtgtattttttaaaattatatttatacttattttgattaaaaaatagTTACATAATCTTGATTCACTCTCTATATAtagtcttatttatttatttctatctatgattttatattcatgtgtaagttacagaTATGCTAAGCTCAACATCTAGACTTATTGTTAATATAGTGATGATTTTGATTGGgcattctaatatatatatatatatatatatatatatatatataatgccaCACTTGGATATAGCCTTTCTGCGGTGGCTTGTGGCAGTGCAGTGGCCAGAAAGTGACTAATGGTGACCGACAGTGATGTAAGGAGGGGGTGGTGTAAGGGATGGTGTTTGGTAACATGGATATGACGAAATGTGAGGTGGTGTTTAATTTTTGTGGTATATGCTTTATATAAATGCATAGATATCGATAACTGTAGTAGTATGTATAGATGTTGATGAGATGGATatttattggttattttcattatttattaacttttgcTGCAACTTTGTATTGAAAGATTGAAATTTGTCATTCCTGTTGTTGATCTTGATGTTGTAGTTGCTTGTGAATGTAATACATCAGAATTTAAAATGTCTAAAAGTTGATGGAGAGAAATGGAAATGGTAAGACCTAATAAACTAAATTTCCGTTTCAAATGATGACTTCACTAAGCATTTAAATCTTTAGCATTATGAACTAAGTCTGTGTGGCTGACTTACTGAATTAGCTATTTAGCTCAgctgattgtttttttttttttttttaaatttttctatatAAGCTAAGTGTTTGATTTAGACGTagatttgttaattattttcCAGATACCTGCTTTCGTGCTTCTCGTTTATGTACTTGATTTCGATGTTGCGGTTGCATGTGAATATACAAACTTTATAAAATTGATGAAGTGGAATTTGACAAACTAcactatatataaactttagaATAATTCAATATTTTAATAGCTGGAAAATATGTTAAGCGTTGAAGGTTCTGATTTGATTGTGatctatacacacacacatacataaatATTACGGATTAGCAGGGTATTAATTAATATCGTTCCCTAAACTTCTGCCTTCTGGAAGTTTAGTGGATAATATGGTAGCCTCtgaatattttttgttttaacatGTGTGTATTTCAAGAAAGTTACTGTATTAAATATCTCACCGTCAGTGCTCAACTATATGCAGTTCTGATTGCAACTTCTGAAACTGATACAACCCCTCCCATGATACAAAAATTGTACATGCATCCTCCCAATGCTACTCGTATACTATTACCGGATGGCAGACACTTGGCTTACCTAGAGCAAGGGGTTCCATCTGAGAGGGCTCGATTTACTCTGGTCATATCACATTCTTTCCTTTCATCACGACTTGCAGGTAGACATTTAATACAAGTGATAACCTCTACAAAATCCTCTCATTGGAACTATTAGAAAAGTAGAAATGATGAGAAAAGATAGATTTGCATAATTTATTatctctcattttttttatatatttaaaataggaATACCTGGGATTAAGGCTTCACTACTCGAAGAATTTGGTGTTCGTTTGGTTACATATGATCTTCCTGGGTTTGGGGAAAGTGATCCTCATCCTGGCAGGACCCTTGAGTCTTCAGCAATGGACATGTTGTACTTATCATATGCTGTGCATATAACTGACAAGTTCTGGGTGGTTGGACACTCTGGCGGAAGCTTACATACATGGGCTGCACTTAAGTATATTCCAGATAGAGTTGCAGGTATATTCTGCATTTTTTTGATGCATGCATTTTCACTACCAATGTTGCATCTATACAAAAAACTGAGTACCTTAACATCATTTAACATATACACCTTATGCGAAGTGATATGTTGAGGTGTCAATTACAGCCCATTTATATGAAAATGGGTAAACTCAGACTGTTTGTTCGATAACATGTCAAATTAGTATAATATCAAATAGTAgctaaaataaaagttgttagAAGGGTTGGATAGCTAAGCATGTCAAATGTTGTCTAATGTATATTCAAAGGCTTATGGCCTGAATCTGTATATTAGAGAATTTATATcattactttaataattttgtttatttatatttgatgcaACTAGTTGTAGTACTAAAAATTGTGAAGAATGGACAGAAAAGTGAATCTATTTTGACTAGTCATTTTAACCCTACACCTCCTCCACCTTTGCCATCTCtagatatatatactactagTGTCTCATGATTAAGTTATCATTAAGAATCACAAGTGTTTTTT includes the following:
- the LOC122585302 gene encoding uncharacterized protein LOC122585302, giving the protein MDDVNGAVPPYAGVRFSGSGNVPRASSMTEDWRFHVTEFAKGVAELSVEFGKGCRDVVKQSILRDDSFIVRNLSGPCKSACVKLKFLNQYLPEDRDPMHSWSVISFVFAVVLAVLIATSETDTTPPMIQKLYMHPPNATRILLPDGRHLAYLEQGVPSERARFTLVISHSFLSSRLAGIPGIKASLLEEFGVRLVTYDLPGFGESDPHPGRTLESSAMDMLYLSYAVHITDKFWVVGHSGGSLHTWAALKYIPDRVAGAFMVAPLLNPYEPSMNKIEKRRAWEKWTLKRKFMYFLARKFPALLPYFYRSSFLSGNLDQIDKWLSMSLGKRDNIFIEEVKYQEFWQRDLGESVRQGNVKPFVEEAVLQVSNWGFSISDLNVQKKRQGKGIIFWLKSIYTRPREELTGFLGPIHIWQGMEDRVVPPSMSDYVHRVLPGAMVHKLLYEGHFTYFYFCDECHRQMLTTVFGNPQGPLPITVEPVIPMKNDTNEVTEETEEEEEIQVSYSDYNSDITFL